The window tgcattcttagtcattacccgtccaggagccgtttccagcgcggtccgcacatttgacgacggtccggaacattattattattattattattattattattattattattattattattattattattattattattattatgtgttgctggagtggctgatgacaggaaaaccggagtatccggagaaaaccagtcccgcctccgttttgtccagcacgaatgtcacatggagtgaccgggatttgaaccacggaacgcagctgtgagaggccggcgctctgccgccagagcaacggaggatccttataagtacattaagaacagtaatatcatttggtctcacctccttctacaccgcaccgccgttaagtttattttccgccaccctgccccccccccaaaaaaaaattaaaagaaggcttgtttctttatgtttaagggagattccaaacaccaatgttcacgtctattaccttcagttttgagatataagtatccccatataaataatttacttttttcacttcagttcacactattccacccccctaagtgaattttcccgcaaaaaatacttgtttctttaatagtaaaagatcatCTAAATATCAATAATCACAACTCAAACtgcttcagtttttgatttatgtgtcctcatgaaaggaattcgactcctttacactcccgccctccaagatggtttccccccccccccaaaaaaaaagcgtttttctttgtttttaaaggagatccaaatacgaattttcacgtctgtaacaactttagtttttattagatgtatgtattctcattcaattaagtcaattaatttttcaattctttcaccccccccccccacccttcattggattttccgagaatacgtgtttctttacttttaaaacagattgcaaatatcaattttcacgtctgtaacatcttcatttttgagatatcagtagcctaattaaaagaattcaacacaattttccgtcacttttacccccccctccactcaagtggtatttccgaaaactaaatatacacgtttctttatgtttaatagagataaaaataccatttttcacttctgtaacatgttaagttttttttagatatactgtaaaaattctcattttaaaatttcaccccttatgAGTTCCCCGTAAgttgagtttccaaaaaaaaaaaaatcacctatgtttctttacatttacaggagattccaaacacccactttttacgtctgtaacattttacgtttccaagatattctgtagatatagcctttcaaaaaattcaccccaatttgtcactcctgtttaaccgccattaattggattttccaaaaactaaaaaatacgtgtttctttatttttaaagaagatctcatatacaaattttcagttctgtaatgtctttcgtttctgagatatatgtatcctcattaaaggcattcaacccatttttcacccttttacacccctcctattaggatttacaggaaacaaaataatacgtgttcctttatttttagaggagattctaactaccaatttttacatctctaagttttaagatgtagacacactcattttaaaaagtttacccctccttttcaccccccaatatttggattttccaaaaacgaaaaaatacgtgtttctttacttttaatgtagatcccaaataccaaaattcaggtctgtaatatcttcaggttctgaaatataagtagactcatgaaaggcattccagcactttttcaaccttttccagcCTTCTTATTAGGATCTTCCGAAaaaaaaatgagtgtttctttatttttaaaggagattctaaataccaattttcacatctataacctttaaaagttttgagatatagatacactcattttaaaatattgcccccttttcatcccccttatttggattttccaggaccaaaaaaaaaaaaaaatacgtgcttctttatttttaaaggagatcccaaacaccaattttcaggtctgtaatatcttcagtttctgagatataagtaggctcattaaaggcattcaacccgtttttcaccccttttcactcctcctattgcgattttccgaaaaccaaaaaatacgtgtttccttatttttaaagaagattctaaataccaatttttacatctgcaaactttaaaagtttggagatatagattcactcatttaaaaattcacccccttttcaccctcccattaattgatttttccaaaaacaaaaaatacgtgtttctttatttttaaaagagatcaaaagtaccaattttcaagtctgtaataccttcagtttatgaggtataagtaccggtattctgattaaaagcattcaacccctttttcaccctttttcacccgtcccagtgagattttctgaaaacaaaaaaatacgtatttccttatttttaaagaagattctaaataccaattttcacattcgtaaagttttaaagttttgagatataggaacactcattttaaaatttcaccccccttttcacccccttagcgacggaatatccaaaaatcccctcttagcgagcacctacatcttaatatgaatatatccccaaaatttcatttatttatgtccagtagtttcggctcggcgatgatgaatcagtcagtcagtcagtcagtcagtcagtcagtcagtcagtcagtcagtcagtcagtcagtcagtcagtcaggacaagctattttatatatatagataagagcaGCAGCCGCCATCGGCCATGGCTAGCGTAACTACTCGCATTCTCATGGGTgacgtgaacggaatgtgacgtcacaACCCcttcacctctcctggccagagagagggcgtaacccccTAATTCCtaggaatgcaagctcacagttgcgcggccgtAACCGCACGACTACTACTTTCTCGGAGGAAAGTGATCACACAGTTGTTCAGTTCCCATGAAAGTGACAAGAGATAATATTTTTAATGATTTCCTTCCATGATTGTTCAGTAACTTTGTAAACATTTGTAAAAAAATTTCAACTACTTAGCCCATTTGAATCATTGCTAAGACAACCAGAAAAACCCGGGATGGGTATGCCCAAGGGTAAATAGAAATTGGCACTAGAAAGGTCAATCCTAACTACGAACTCCCTCCACACtccagctaataactaaaacatGCTTAACTCGTAAACCATGGACATTAGGACATTCATTTTGTTCATAGAGATGGTTTACATTCCACATGCTTGGAACACCCTATACGGTTGAACATAatatatccatttttttttttttttttacaagttgctttatgtcgcactgtcaCAGTTAGGTAATGggtaatggctaggagtgggaaggaagcagccgtggccttaagtaaggtacagccccagcatttgcctgtgtgaaaatgagaaaccacggaaaaccatcttcagggcttccgacagtggaattcgaactcactgtctctcgaatactggatactggccgcacttaagagactgcagctatcgagctcggtaatcgaaATTCTCGTAGAGGCTGAATGTACTTCAAGTCATAGAAAAACGTGTATCCTATTTCGGCTCCATCAAAACATTTGAGCTGTTCAGTAATTTACTTCCTAAATTTTTCTACATAGAAAACCTTAAAATTACAGGTAttctaatattaatattatttcttctttctcccaCCTTTTCCCACTTCTTTAGTCAACTTCTGTTTTCACTTGCACTTCAACTTTTCTGCACACGTTGCTTCTCTACAGCGCTGTCGTTACTGCTCTGAGCAGTGCTTGTGTAATCCAGTCGGTCATGAACTTCTATCAACACACCATAGTGTAAACAGCTTGCTGAAGTTTGTGTAGTAGCCTAAAGCAGGGTGTTAAGTTGCTATGGAATGCGTTTACTCAAGCGATGTGCAATACCGTAAAGATGTTATGGCATGCGGATAGTTAATACACTCTAATTGAAATGTAGAGAATATTTGTTCTTGTGCAAGGAGAAGACTTATGTTCAGGACTCTACTACAGGATCTGGTGTCATTTGTGGAGATAAACGAAaatagttctctcaatttcctcgttaacgaacGGCGACTGAAAACGTTAAGCAGAACTACCCTTGACActaaccagatttatgactgtctacaatcgcctctgctgtgaccaatagcagatggtcCTGACAAACAGTATGCTTGCTTCGTCAATGACAGTCCACGTGGAATACTTCAAAAGGGTGCCGGTCCTGGAGCCAGCTTGCTTGTCAGGTCTCGAGCGTTACACAGCTGCATGCGGTTTTCTCTAGTCTCGCTGCTCGCCCTCAGAGACGAAGTAACCCAAAcagagagttgacaacgctgtgtttCAGTTGGGGAAATTCTGGCACCCCACGGTCAAGTAACGTGACACAGCCGACCAGCTAAGCTTCAAAAgctcgttaacgaggaaattgcaaaaaCTATACGCACAAGCGTGATGTTGAACATAACTTTcatgtttcataaaacatatttcactaatattattagtaaaaaccaataatattaactaataatattagtgttgtgtttcataaaattattagctaataatattagttattagtttatgagtcaaaattattagtagatgttcctaataatatcagtaaagtgtttcatagacaacataactaataaaatttactcatattattaggatgatttccattagtgtattttgactcatatttcatattattagtgaaaccaaagtgtgtGGTATTCTGATATATTGGCATAAatttgtgaagatcagtgaaatgggtGACTCTGATTCCAATAGTGATGAGGAGAGAGTTTATATTCGCCGTCCAAGAACTTTTAGGCCAAGAACAGCCTATACGGGTATGGAAcaatcatatgaatacaatgagagatttaggttagattacagaacatttgaatatgtgcttgataggattggtaatatcttacaatctcccactgcaaggaatgaagcactaacctcaaaacagcagcttcagattgcactacACTGGTTAGGTAGTGGTGCACAGTATCATTGTATTTCTGATATGCATGGTGTTTCAAAAGCAACAGTCTGCAGAGTTGTGCACCGAGTTGTGACTGCGATAAATGACACTCTTCTTCAGGATGTTGTACGTTGGCCAGCTGACTGTGGTGAAGTAGTTGCCAGATTCACTGAACTTGGTGGTATTCCTTTAATTTGTGGAGTACTTGATGGAACACTTATCaaaattgatgcaccaagtgcaTATGAACCGGCATTTGTTGATCGacatgggaaacattccttgaatgttCTGCTAGTATGTGGGCCAAATTTAGAATTCTACTATGTATGTGCAAACTGGCCTGGCAGTGTCAGCGATGCTAGGGTTCTAAGATTAAGTGGCTTGAACAATAGGATGGCTAATGGCTGGAGACCTTTCCCTGGTGCAGTTCTGCTTGGAGACTCcatctatcctttaaaatcttggctcatACCACCAGTCATCCGAGATTTTGCTAGTCAGTCTCAAcaaagatttttaagagcacataaaaaaacaaggagggttatagagtgtgcaataggactccttaaagaaaaatttcctgtcCTTAGCATTGGTATGCGATTAAATCCCACCTTTGCTTGTAAAGTTATCAATGCTTGTGTAGTACTTTGTAACCTGTCAAGACGTCTAGATAACTACATGGCTCCTGAAATGGAAGAGGATCATTTGGAGCAAGAGGATATTCAGAAGGGTGAGGAGGTTCCAGACCAGGCTCAAGAAAAACTGCAATTCCTTTACGACCACTTCGTGTGAACAGACATTGTGATGAATAAAAGACAAATCATATGAACACCCAACACagtaattttgtgctttttatgatttttatttacactttttacatcTGAGGCTGAACTACAACAAAGTTAGCATCATTGTTTtctacaattaaatattcattgtttggtacagaaagttccttttttccacGTTCCTGAACACCACTTGTGAGGGGTGAATGCtcaatattgagtaaattttccttCTCCCACACCTCCAGCTCCAGCTTCCGGACTTCAAGTTGAAGCTTCCGTTTTTTGAGGGACTCTATTTCTTTGCTTTCCTGGGGATGCTGGACGAGTACCCTCTTCTTGACAGTACCtataaaaaaaagagaaaattagGTGAAAGTTAAGACTACAGTTAAGCTAATTTATATCggctaatgtttaataatttattccCGCTATTGATCTCAGGGTACCCATTTTATGGACAAATTTAATCTTTCAATCTAAGACTGTACCCCAGATGGTACGATCGAAAGAGACTGATATTAGATGCGACGTGAGTCATACGCAGTGAGTTGTAgtttgagagagagagatggagacaGATAGAGTGCGCACGTGTGGTAGCGAAAACATTTAATGAAAAAGACATACCGGTACTTGTGGTAACCGCTTAAAGGAGGCAGTGCAAGAGACGTGTGATGTATCTAGTATTACATGTGGTGTAGCTTAAAATTCACTCTTAATGAAACTTAATTCCAGACcttgatagtaaaattaaatgttcatagaTAATAACTTTTCCCCATTGATTTGTGATTGCCTCGGGGGAGCCCGCTAACCTCCAGAGGCTGCATCCCCAAATAAATACGGAGGGCCCCagccagggttatgagtgaagtccaCAATGGTAGCTACGGTGGAGAAGCTGGTACAGTGTGTCACGCTCCCAGCGGAGCTGGTAGTCGACATGCACATTCCGGGCGGTGTATTCATAATCTCATGCTAACTCACTGCATTGCCATGAGGAGGTCAGTTActatacgcaaaccttttcttgagccctgagctccctagtgctgaatcggtagacctcggttatcttcgatatccatattggcaacctttgaaacacaaactatgcattgctgtgcgacatctggcgtacactttacgaactagtactgatgttgtttacacagcaaagccaaactatataataattcatgctaggaacaagatttgcatcgagaaatgttatataatgttaaataatgtatgtgtaacagagttgttggcgtaagataataaatgtttagaaaattcatatcgatcgatcatattatcgattcaattcagatttcatttccatccagttggcagtattaccggaaccgtcaacgctccctccttacccctcaccccgtaaaaattgggctcaagaaaaagttcgcgtatagtactcgAGTTTGTGTGTCGTGGGAAGCCGTGAAGCGATACATTTGTTACAAGACTGTGTGgggctgaattacagtagaattaattagattaattacattaCTACAATGTTGAAATGCCAGTTAAATTCATACTAGAACAAAGAATTCTtatgtatgacacatatgtaaaaacCGACTCATAAAGAGGTGAGTAGGCAATTTCAGAAGAGATTTCCCGGGGTTCCTCTTCCAGGTAAAGAAACAGATATCTCGTGAATAAATTAACAGGATCACTTAATGTTGTGATTCCTAAACTGAAACGAGGGATTCTATTAGAAAAAAATATCGACATTAACACATCATTCGTACGATCTCCCACTACATCTGTACAATGTGTTGCACAAGAAGTCGGTATCTCAAAATCCTCCGTGCATAGTGAAATTAAAGAGGTTAGTACTCATGATGAAGGCTGTTGGGTGCATGAGTAAGCAATAAATGTAGTAATAGTGGACACAGAATACGCAGaaggttatgaatataccgctcaGAACATGCATGTAGTCTCCCGGCCAtgctgggagtgggacacactgtatttGGAACAATACGGCTGATGGAACATTTGAGCGGTTCGtgcaagtatgtctctctttttcattcattcttcttcattACCGCATGTGTTCAGTAtctgtctctatctctctctcaaaATACTACTCACTGCATTCGGCTCGTGTCGCGCCTAATATCAGTCTCACTCGATCATTACGTTTGGGTACAGTATTACACTGAAAGATTAATTTTGATGTGACAAGTCATTTCCctgtgttttccatgctttccctatTTTTCCAGAAAATGGGCACCCTAAGACTAATGACAGGAATAAATTGTTAAACACCAGCCTTTATAAATAATCTGTAATAGACACATATTCGGCTATTATGTTTTAGTCTCTATTAGAGACATCTTCAGCTATTTTTTTGTCCTAATTATTATCAATACCATGTGTAATGTGTTAGTCCTAAACATATAAAGGCCTACAATAAAATAGCTATTGGAAGGTGGAACACACTCCATTACAGGTGAGCAAAAGTCAATGCGGGTATatataatgaagttaataaattgtataatatggaaatggcaTCACACTTGtatcatgtcaaaaacgacaccaTTCACTAGCAAATGAGCATTGTACCCATCACTGAGAAAGCACAGGAAAAGCAtctcaaatggtatggtcatgtcctgtgtgccGCATCTGGAACagtttgttactttttttttttttttttttttttttttggctagcggctttgtcgcaccaacacagataggtcttaaggcgacgatgggataggaaagggttaggagttggaagaaagcggtcgtagccttaattaacgtacagccccagcatttccctgatgtgaaaatgggaaatcacagaaaaccatcttcagggctttcgcagtgggattcgaaactactatctcctggatgcaacctcacagccgcgcgcccctaaccgcatggtcaactcgcccggagCCAATTTAACtcactcctttgaaattaatgggcaacgttCACACGAACGTCCAGAGCAAagctggcatgacacagtaaatgaTACGAAGACTCTCATGTTAAGACCACACGATGCCCAAGATCGTGCAAAATGGCGGACCTTGCACCAACGGGTAAAtgctaggaataataatataaatttgtaggCCTAATTTCCTTGTAATCGTTGaaccaaaatttaaattataatattacagaTTAAAAAGACAATAACTCTTATCTTCTTAATGTTTTTTTTCCAAACGCCCCATGTTTTAAAATCTGCCCATATAATTTACATACCGTAGAGGTGCTCAagtattgtcaatcaatcaatcactactgatctgcacttagggcagtcacccaggtggcagattccctatctgttattttcctagccttttcttaaatgattgcaaagaaattggaaatttattgaacatctcccttggtaagttattccaatccctaactccccttcctataaacgaatatttgttccagaTTTTCCCTTGCTATTAAGGAGAAAATATTATGGAAAAAGGAAATTATCACAGAAAAGAATTCTACAAATAAAGTACTGTGTCAGTGGTGTGTTTCTTTCGTACACACTAGTTGACCAGCTTACATATTTAACGACACTTCCATTTGCGACAAGAACTGGGAACGTACCCAAGTTTCTGAACAATAATCCACACGTTTCTGTTATGAGCATGTTTAAAACTGGCATGCTCACTCGTGCCAATTTCAAGAAAGGGTCCCTGATGAGCACAGGCATTAGAGGAATGACTGAtggcttgctgtgagcaatgtAGTCAATTTTTGTTGGTTGTAGTGGCTGTGTACAATGGGATTGCCGATGATCCACTTCACAGATTTATATTTTATGATGAAGTGTAGCTTTTTTgacatatgatacatttatttcaacttctttatgccattagtgttcatgcaaaatatgtttcaagatgactATACCAGAGTATGATAAACATGCTCAAGCATCACATTATTATGTACAGTGTTCCACTAAATGTAATCCAGGGAAAACAGATCTTGGTTACTAGCGGGCAGCCTGAGCCTGTAAGTTTAAAGTCACACAAAGAAGTCGCAGTCAAGAGGTGAAATTAGATACCAGAATACAGTCTTAAGTTAAATCATTTCCAGCTTACCTCTAGCCTTAGGTGTCTCCTGCTGATGCTGGAGCTCTCCATTTTGCCAGCTTCCATCAATTTCAGTggcagatataggcctactttctTCCAACGCCACTATATAGTCACTGGTTGAAGCGGAAGTTGGTCCCATTGTAGGAAGAACGATTTCTCCAAGAGAATCTTCTGTTCCGAATCCCTGTAAAACAGGGGATTCTCTTCCGATAATGTCAAGAACCAGGTGGTCTATGACATCTAATTTTTTGCTACTTCCTCCCCCACTTCCTGTCTGATAAGCATTATCAACTTTTGCCTGTAAATAAAAGAAACCATGTAAGTCTAGAAGGACATCCTGTTGTAACTGTCTATACTAAAGTACTACCTACATCTATTGTACACAATAATTTTTGTATGCTTTTTTGCATATTAAAACAAAGATTTATAAATATCACTGGAATTCATTTCAGGTTATGTTCTGCTCAGTCACAGTCATAAAAACACAAAGGATGGCTGTATGAT is drawn from Anabrus simplex isolate iqAnaSimp1 chromosome 1, ASM4041472v1, whole genome shotgun sequence and contains these coding sequences:
- the LOC137496934 gene encoding uncharacterized protein — protein: MELRDYAVAIGLVTADKDHTYVRDATWPNMRSRTVAKVDNAYQTGSGGGSSKKLDVIDHLVLDIIGRESPVLQGFGTEDSLGEIVLPTMGPTSASTSDYIVALEESRPISATEIDGSWQNGELQHQQETPKARGTVKKRVLVQHPQESKEIESLKKRKLQLEVRKLELEVWEKENLLNIEHSPLTSGVQERGKKELSVPNNEYLIVENNDANFVVVQPQM